The following are from one region of the Paenibacillus bovis genome:
- a CDS encoding DUF1934 domain-containing protein gives MTESNEVHLTLHSDQNGESVTTHFNGQAFQKGSSIYIRYTETPESTQQEVRTTVRISKDEIKIMRHGGVEAEQSFRQGEQLTGFYRSPFTRFGLITHTSLIHNELNGYMGKITWEYDLYVHEQLNGTFKVSLDIQAAQSPTSDRPKA, from the coding sequence ATGACAGAATCGAACGAAGTACATCTGACGCTGCACAGTGACCAGAATGGGGAAAGCGTCACCACCCATTTTAACGGTCAGGCTTTCCAGAAAGGCAGCAGCATTTATATCCGCTATACCGAAACACCCGAATCCACACAGCAGGAAGTCCGTACAACAGTGAGGATCAGCAAGGATGAGATCAAAATTATGCGTCACGGCGGCGTAGAAGCGGAACAGTCCTTCCGGCAGGGAGAGCAGCTGACCGGATTTTACCGATCGCCTTTTACCCGTTTCGGCCTGATTACGCATACTTCATTGATTCATAACGAACTGAACGGATATATGGGTAAAATCACCTGGGAATATGATCTGTATGTACATGAACAGCTGAACGGTACATTCAAGGTCAGTCTGGATATACAGGCAGCTCAGTCCCCAACCAGTGATCGCCCCAAAGCATAG
- a CDS encoding CTP synthase — protein sequence MTKYIFVTGGVVSSLGKGITAASLGRLLKNRGLKVTIQKFDPYINIDPGTMSPYQHGEVFVTDDGAETDLDLGHYERFIDINLSKNSNVTTGKVYSSVISKERRGEYLGGTVQVIPHITNEIKERVFRAGREANSDVVITEIGGTVGDIESLPFLEAIRQIKSDVGRDNVMYIHVTLIPYIKAAGEVKTKPTQHSVKELRSIGIQPNVIVCRTEYELSEDMKAKIALFCDIDANAVIECRDASSLYEVPLNLREEGLDDIVVNHLKLDAPAPDMTEWEELLNRIQHLEKTVEIAIVGKYVALHDAYLSVVESLSHAGYHANADVKLRWVDAEELTDENVAEKLGGIGGILVPGGFGDRGIEGKINAIRYAREQQIPYFGICLGMQVSVIEYARAFAGLEGANSSEINPATPYPVIDLLPEQKDIEDLGGTMRLGLYPCKLQPGSLAMECYGEELVYERHRHRYEFNNQYREQIEKVGMKISGTSPDGRLVEIVEVPDHPWFLAVQFHPEFTSRPNRPQPLFREFVKASLAHQS from the coding sequence GTGACAAAGTATATTTTTGTAACAGGTGGGGTTGTATCTTCACTGGGTAAAGGGATTACAGCCGCTTCACTGGGCAGACTGCTCAAAAACAGAGGTTTGAAAGTAACGATCCAAAAATTCGATCCTTATATTAACATAGACCCGGGAACAATGAGTCCTTATCAGCATGGCGAAGTATTTGTAACAGATGATGGCGCCGAGACCGATCTGGATTTGGGACACTATGAGCGTTTTATCGATATCAACCTGTCCAAAAACAGCAACGTAACGACAGGTAAAGTATACTCCTCCGTTATCAGCAAAGAGCGTCGTGGTGAATATCTGGGTGGTACAGTACAGGTTATCCCGCATATCACGAATGAAATCAAAGAACGCGTATTCCGCGCTGGCCGTGAAGCCAACTCTGATGTTGTTATTACCGAGATCGGTGGTACAGTCGGGGATATCGAGAGTCTTCCATTCCTCGAAGCCATTCGTCAGATCAAGAGTGATGTAGGCCGTGACAATGTGATGTACATTCACGTTACACTGATTCCTTATATCAAAGCAGCCGGCGAAGTCAAAACCAAGCCAACCCAGCACAGTGTCAAAGAACTGCGTAGTATCGGTATTCAGCCGAACGTAATTGTATGCCGTACCGAATATGAGCTGTCCGAAGACATGAAAGCCAAAATCGCGCTGTTCTGTGATATCGACGCTAATGCAGTAATCGAATGTCGTGATGCATCTTCACTGTATGAAGTTCCATTGAACCTGCGTGAAGAAGGTCTGGACGATATCGTTGTAAATCACCTGAAACTGGATGCACCAGCTCCGGATATGACGGAATGGGAAGAGCTGCTGAACCGTATTCAGCATCTGGAAAAAACAGTTGAAATCGCGATTGTCGGTAAATATGTAGCGCTGCACGATGCGTACCTGAGTGTTGTAGAATCCCTGTCCCACGCTGGATATCATGCCAATGCAGATGTAAAACTCCGCTGGGTAGATGCAGAAGAACTGACAGACGAGAATGTAGCTGAGAAGCTTGGCGGCATCGGCGGTATCCTCGTTCCTGGCGGCTTCGGCGATCGTGGTATTGAAGGTAAGATCAACGCAATCCGTTATGCTCGTGAACAACAGATTCCTTACTTCGGTATTTGCCTGGGTATGCAAGTATCCGTTATTGAATATGCACGCGCATTCGCAGGTCTCGAAGGTGCAAACAGCTCCGAAATCAATCCGGCTACACCGTACCCGGTTATCGATCTTCTGCCGGAACAAAAAGATATCGAAGATCTGGGCGGCACGATGCGTCTGGGACTGTATCCTTGTAAGCTGCAACCAGGTTCCCTGGCCATGGAATGCTATGGCGAAGAGCTGGTATATGAGCGTCATCGTCACCGGTACGAGTTCAATAACCAATACCGTGAGCAGATTGAAAAAGTCGGCATGAAAATCTCCGGTACTTCTCCGGACGGCCGATTGGTAGAGATCGTGGAAGTTCCTGATCATCCATGGTTCCTGGCTGTACAGTTCCATCCGGAATTCACTTCCCGTCCGAACCGTCCACAGCCACTGTTCCGTGAATTCGTCAAAGCTTCCCTTGCTCATCAATCATAA
- the speE gene encoding polyamine aminopropyltransferase has translation MELWYTEKQTPVFGITAKIRETLVTEKTDFQDLAMIDTEEFGRMLVLDGMVMTTVKDEFVYHEMVAHPALNTHPNPKHVLVVGGGDGGVIREVLKHPEVEKAVLVEIDGKVIEYSKKYLPEIAGELDNPRVEVMVADGYMHIIENKNTYDVIMVDSTEPVGPAAPLFEKGFYQGIYETLKEDGIFVAQTDNPWFKADLIQQVNKDVKEIFPIVRVYGANIPTYPSGLWTFTMGSKKYDPLEVDETSIPEMESNKYYTPRLHKAAFALPKFVEDLCK, from the coding sequence ATGGAATTATGGTATACCGAGAAACAAACGCCGGTTTTCGGCATTACAGCCAAAATCCGCGAGACTCTGGTAACAGAGAAAACTGATTTTCAAGATCTGGCAATGATCGATACCGAAGAGTTCGGACGCATGCTGGTGCTGGATGGCATGGTAATGACAACCGTCAAAGATGAGTTTGTTTATCATGAAATGGTCGCTCATCCTGCCCTGAACACGCACCCGAATCCGAAGCATGTACTCGTTGTCGGTGGCGGCGACGGCGGTGTTATCCGTGAAGTGCTGAAACACCCAGAAGTGGAAAAAGCAGTTCTTGTCGAGATCGATGGCAAAGTTATCGAGTACTCCAAAAAGTACCTGCCGGAAATCGCTGGCGAACTGGACAATCCGCGTGTAGAAGTAATGGTAGCAGATGGCTACATGCACATCATCGAGAACAAAAATACGTATGATGTGATCATGGTCGATTCCACAGAGCCTGTAGGACCAGCAGCACCACTGTTCGAAAAAGGATTCTATCAAGGCATCTACGAGACACTCAAAGAAGACGGTATCTTCGTCGCTCAGACGGATAACCCATGGTTCAAAGCCGATCTGATTCAGCAGGTCAACAAAGATGTCAAAGAAATCTTCCCGATCGTTCGTGTATACGGAGCCAACATTCCTACTTACCCGAGTGGACTGTGGACATTCACCATGGGAAGCAAAAAATACGATCCTCTGGAAGTGGACGAGACGTCTATTCCGGAAATGGAAAGCAACAAGTACTACACACCACGCCTGCACAAAGCAGCATTCGCACTGCCTAAGTTCGTCGAAGATCTGTGCAAGTAA
- the argS gene encoding arginine--tRNA ligase, protein MTVNPLEQSRNSVKEAVHAAVLAAGIVGPEDMPEVTLEVPKDKNHGDLATNIAMQLTRIAKQNPRMLAESIIANLNLQQGGIEHAEIAGPGFINFTLNKNYLYPVIQAVHEQGDKYGRTNNGQGRKVEVEFVSANPTGSLHLGHARGAAFGDSLCNLLDFAGYQVTREYYINDAGNQVSNLSLSIEARYLQELGQDAPMPEDGYHGEDIRGFARELVAEKGDSLLSMSSSERTSFFRDYGLKKEMEKIQRDLGDFRVNFDIWFSETSLYENGQVLDALGELRERGEVYEEEGATWLRTTAYGDDKDRVLIKNDGTYTYLTPDIAYHKDKYGRGYDRMINIWGADHHGYIPRMKAAMQALGNDPDKLTVLIAQMVSLFQNGEKVKMSKRTGKAVTMEDLMAEVGVDAVRYFFAMRSIDSHLDFDMDLAVSTSNENPVFYVQYAHARICSIFRQAEEQGITLPALSEIDYSQLTTEHEYALLQKLGELPQEISMAADNFAPHRLIRYVYELASMLHSYYKAERTLTEDQPKTLARLALLDSVRIVIANVLRLVGVSAPDRM, encoded by the coding sequence ATGACAGTTAATCCACTGGAACAAAGCCGTAATTCCGTCAAAGAAGCCGTACATGCAGCTGTACTCGCAGCAGGTATTGTAGGTCCGGAAGATATGCCGGAAGTTACGCTCGAAGTACCCAAAGACAAAAACCACGGCGATCTGGCTACCAATATCGCGATGCAGCTTACCCGTATTGCCAAACAAAATCCACGCATGCTGGCAGAAAGCATTATTGCCAACCTGAATCTGCAGCAGGGTGGTATTGAGCATGCCGAGATTGCAGGTCCTGGCTTTATCAACTTTACCCTTAACAAAAATTATCTTTATCCGGTGATCCAGGCTGTTCATGAGCAGGGCGACAAGTACGGACGTACCAACAATGGACAGGGCCGCAAGGTCGAAGTCGAGTTCGTCAGTGCCAACCCAACAGGCAGCCTGCATCTGGGTCATGCCCGCGGCGCTGCATTCGGCGATTCCCTGTGCAACCTGCTTGATTTTGCCGGTTACCAGGTAACCCGTGAATACTATATCAATGATGCCGGTAATCAAGTATCCAATCTGAGCCTGTCGATTGAAGCCCGTTACCTGCAGGAGCTGGGACAGGATGCACCTATGCCGGAAGATGGCTACCATGGTGAAGATATCCGCGGTTTTGCGAGAGAACTGGTAGCTGAAAAAGGCGATAGCCTGCTGTCCATGTCTTCCAGCGAACGTACTTCCTTTTTCCGTGATTATGGTCTCAAAAAAGAAATGGAAAAAATCCAGCGCGATCTGGGAGATTTCCGCGTGAACTTTGATATCTGGTTCAGCGAGACTTCTCTGTACGAGAACGGTCAGGTACTCGACGCTCTGGGCGAACTGCGCGAGCGCGGTGAAGTGTACGAAGAAGAAGGCGCAACATGGCTGCGTACTACTGCCTATGGCGATGACAAGGACCGCGTACTGATCAAAAACGATGGTACGTACACGTACCTGACGCCGGATATCGCTTACCACAAAGACAAATACGGCCGCGGTTACGATCGTATGATCAATATCTGGGGAGCGGATCACCACGGCTACATCCCGCGTATGAAGGCAGCGATGCAGGCGCTTGGTAATGACCCGGACAAATTGACAGTTCTGATTGCACAGATGGTCAGCCTGTTCCAAAACGGTGAAAAGGTGAAAATGTCCAAGCGTACCGGTAAAGCGGTAACGATGGAAGACCTGATGGCTGAAGTAGGCGTAGATGCGGTTCGTTATTTCTTTGCGATGCGCAGCATTGATTCCCATTTGGACTTTGATATGGATCTGGCGGTGTCTACTTCCAACGAGAACCCGGTATTTTATGTGCAGTATGCGCATGCGCGGATTTGCAGTATTTTCCGTCAGGCTGAAGAGCAGGGAATTACACTGCCTGCACTGTCGGAGATCGACTACAGCCAACTGACGACCGAGCACGAATATGCACTGCTGCAAAAGCTGGGTGAACTGCCACAGGAGATTTCCATGGCGGCTGATAACTTTGCGCCGCATCGCCTGATCCGTTATGTATATGAACTGGCATCCATGCTGCACAGCTACTACAAAGCAGAGCGTACCCTGACTGAAGATCAGCCGAAAACGCTGGCTCGTCTGGCCCTGCTGGATAGCGTTCGTATCGTTATTGCCAATGTGCTGCGTCTGGTTGGCGTATCGGCACCGGACCGTATGTAA
- the rpoE gene encoding DNA-directed RNA polymerase subunit delta → MSTPQELKINPEKVHEIPMVDLAFAVLKKINTPLYYRDLMKEVAELRGYTEEQINEYIAQLYTELNIDGRFACVGTNLWGLKRWYPLERAEDPVANAKRPRIINDDNDDDDIEDDEFNNEDVADTNDEDDEIEDDNYDDVDDNDDDDEAIFSEDEEDSEDLVIEDEDEDEDFDEDEETTEFKEEDTDEDR, encoded by the coding sequence GTGAGCACACCGCAAGAATTGAAGATCAATCCGGAGAAAGTGCACGAGATCCCAATGGTGGATCTGGCCTTTGCGGTATTGAAAAAAATTAATACACCTTTGTATTACCGTGACCTGATGAAGGAAGTTGCCGAACTGCGCGGTTATACGGAAGAGCAAATTAACGAATATATCGCTCAGCTGTATACAGAGCTGAATATTGATGGCCGTTTTGCCTGTGTAGGTACCAACCTGTGGGGCCTGAAGCGCTGGTATCCACTGGAGCGCGCTGAAGATCCGGTAGCGAACGCCAAACGTCCACGTATTATCAACGACGATAATGATGATGATGATATCGAAGATGATGAGTTCAACAACGAAGATGTAGCTGATACCAACGATGAAGATGATGAAATCGAAGATGACAACTACGATGATGTAGATGACAACGACGATGATGATGAAGCGATCTTCTCCGAGGATGAAGAGGATAGCGAAGACCTGGTCATCGAAGATGAAGATGAGGATGAAGACTTCGACGAAGACGAGGAAACTACGGAATTCAAAGAGGAAGATACGGACGAAGACCGTTAA